The following nucleotide sequence is from Populus nigra chromosome 15, ddPopNigr1.1, whole genome shotgun sequence.
GTATAAGAGTGTGGAAGAAAAGGTTTTAATCATACTACTCAAACAACTTTTCCTTTTGGAACCTACCTTAGCAAAGGGACCTCAAAGGTTTTAGATGAGGCAATGTGAGAGTTTTTTCAAGGGAAAAATAAAGATTGACAAACACAGGATTGATAAGgtgaaaataattctaaaattagtTCATTATTTTCCCGCAGGAAAAAATGAACTCTGATCGAGCAATAGagctaattaaaatatatattatcagaaaaaaaattatacttgataacatttattttatttatgaaagaaGGTTAAGAAAAGTGTTTGTTAATGCTCTTGTCGTTTGCCAAGAAAAGCGAGGTATGCCTCGCATGGTAAAACTTGCTTTAGAAGATTTTGTTTTAGTAATATAtagattattgaattaaaaaatatgttctcAAGTTATATGTGATTGCATGATACCGAGGACCTATATATCCTCTATAAAGGAAATATAGAAGAAGACAACCTCTAATTGGAGTTGTTTTTTAAGCTTAAAAAATTACTTAGTGTTTGTACTTAAGAAGACTTTATTTAAAGAAGAGTATCTCATTGCTAACCGAGTATGTGTTTAAGAAAGAGATATTTGTTTAAGAAAGTAAttgttgagataaaaaaaaaaagtttcttagATAAAAAAGGatttctagataaaaaaaatttgtttttagaatttttgtttaACTAGTTAATTGAACTAGtatttaaaatctcttttgGATTATGATAGTTTAGGTTTGTAATCTCCTAAACATAAATGGAGTTCAAGAGTATTGAATACCAATGAATAAAATCATAGGATGGTGTGTTTAGTGTTTTCATTACGTTGAAGCCACACATGAGAAGAGCTAAACATGGCataaagagaaatgaaaaattacaaTCTACCATATGGCTGACTCTTTATGCAATTCTCTGTCATAAATCAGCTAAGTAGTAGTAAGAAGAGGAGGTTCCCTACAACAAATCCGAGCAACACATCTGAAAGCCCGTTCCTGTTCAGCACCAACGAATGACCATAAGCAATCATTACCGGGAACTGGCAGTCCTCTTCAGATGGATCCTTGTCTGTAACCAGAGCCAAACCAGAGAAATCACAGTCCCAATATCCTTGGTTATTAAGTTGATAGTACATGTTGAAGGCATAAGAAGCATTCCCTTCAGCACTTAGATGATTACAAGAAGACCCATAACCTAAAGCAGTACAATCTGATTGACTACAGGCATAGTCAATACTATCTGGTAACTCGGCTAACTCAGTCGCTTCAGGGTCTAGAACACACCACCTTCTTAGCTGATACCTTACTCCCTCCACCGGAGCAAGACCCTTGTCCTCTTCCAACCCCATCAAATCCAATCCATATTTGGGCTCCCCATCAAACTCAAATATTCCCCAATGCCTTTCGAAGCTACCGGGAGCAATTGCTTTAGCATTCTCATCAATGAGGCCAAATAGATAAACATCGATGTTCTTGCCCTTTCTTTTTGGTGTTCCGTTTCCACTCAAAGCATGTCGAATCAACCCTTGGTTGAACCTCTTGGCATTTTGGATATTAGCATTTTTGTCACCATCGGTTGGCCAACCGACTTCTCCAATCATAATCTGCATGTCAGGATACCCAGCCTTGTCCAATGACCATATGAGAGTGTCAAGATTTGCATCAAACGCGTTGGTATATACTGATTCGCCATCTGTGATCGGCTTCTTTGGTCCATCAAAGAATGCAAACTCGAGGGGGAAGTTAGGGTCTCCGTATAGACTCAGGAATGGATAGATGTTGACAGTGAAAGGGGCATCATTTTCATTGAGAAACTGGACTACTTCAATCGTGAGGTCTCGAACATCAGGTCTGAAGTCACCAGCGGATGGAACTGGGTTTGATCCAGGGGAGTTGTAAATGTCGGCATTGAAGGGGACTGTGGCCTTGACATGGGAACCTAGCCCAGCTCTGTTGAGGGCATGCTGGATATTTTTTAGAGCTGGTAACGTGACATGTAGATAGGTGCCATTATATGTTTGCAGGAAAGGTTCATTGCCAACAGCTACATacctgaagaaaaaaagatcattaactaaatttctcatttaatttaacgACTTTTACCGAAACGTATTTCTCaaacattaattaatcaattctCCAAGAAGAGAGATATTcctaaaattaaagaattaattcaacCAGCCACATGGAAGCAGAGCAATTGTTGATCATACAAATAAAAGATTTGGAATTGCAAAGTCTTGACAACAGGCGCTGCAATCAATAGAATAGTTTCAGTGTATAGATTAATAtgccataaaaaaaagaggaaaagaagaagcCATACAAGCATTGTTCAGAGGTCAACAACTGTGTGCAACTCTAACCTGATTTTGACTCCACCAGTGTAAGACCAGCTAGTCACATTTTCATCAACCCAGGCAGTAGCAGCCACAGGATCTTGACTCATCTCATGCAGCATGTAATTTGGTATAGCCAGCATTACTTCAATATCAGTCCCAATCAGAGCTGCCATAATCTTCTCATCGGCATCAAACAACTTCAATTTGTCAAACCCATTTTCTTTCAGCATATGAACCACATTATCCGGTGGGAGTTGGTGTGTAGCCATGGTGCCCCAGTTCACTCCAACACGACTGGTAACATCAGGGATCATGGTCAAGAAAATAACAAACGGCACCAAAACATAGGTGGTAAATACTTCAGCCAGTGccatcttcttttttcttagagAATCTTTAATGGGGCTGGGACGAGAAAGAATCAAGAATCAAGAAAGACTGAACAGTTAATGGCACTGCTAATGACCGGGACCTGAACTCGTGATTGACACAAGCAAAATTGAGAAAGGGAGAGGGGGGGTTTGTTGGTTCAGAGTGGCAGAATTTATAAGAGTGAACAGttaagtctctctctctctctatctagcTACAACACTTTTGGGGATTGGCTTTTGAGAAGCTTCACAGTGAAGGTGACAAATCTAGTGGGTGATGGTTTCTtgtacaagaaacaaaaaaaaagttcattgcAGGAAATGGAAGATTCGTCTCTCCCTTCTGT
It contains:
- the LOC133674220 gene encoding glucan endo-1,3-beta-glucosidase 8; protein product: MALAEVFTTYVLVPFVIFLTMIPDVTSRVGVNWGTMATHQLPPDNVVHMLKENGFDKLKLFDADEKIMAALIGTDIEVMLAIPNYMLHEMSQDPVAATAWVDENVTSWSYTGGVKIRYVAVGNEPFLQTYNGTYLHVTLPALKNIQHALNRAGLGSHVKATVPFNADIYNSPGSNPVPSAGDFRPDVRDLTIEVVQFLNENDAPFTVNIYPFLSLYGDPNFPLEFAFFDGPKKPITDGESVYTNAFDANLDTLIWSLDKAGYPDMQIMIGEVGWPTDGDKNANIQNAKRFNQGLIRHALSGNGTPKRKGKNIDVYLFGLIDENAKAIAPGSFERHWGIFEFDGEPKYGLDLMGLEEDKGLAPVEGVRYQLRRWCVLDPEATELAELPDSIDYACSQSDCTALGYGSSCNHLSAEGNASYAFNMYYQLNNQGYWDCDFSGLALVTDKDPSEEDCQFPVMIAYGHSLVLNRNGLSDVLLGFVVGNLLFLLLLS